AACATTGGGGCTCATAGGTATATTTATGCAGTAATCAAAATTTTCTTTCAAAAGTTCTTCGGGCAAACCCTGAGTTTCAGAGCCAAACATAAAAAAATCACCTTTTTTGTAATTCATATCGTATATGGTTTTTTTAGCTCTTGTGGTTGAAAAATAGATAGTTTTGTCTTTAGTAAACTCTAAAAAATCATCCAAAGAGTCATGAATCGTAAGTTTCAAATACTTCCAATAATCCAAACCTGCCCTTTTAAGTCTCTTATCATCCAAAGAAAAACCCATAGGCTTGATTATATGAAGATGGGTATTGGTGGCAACACAAAGACGGGCGATATTACCCGTATTGGGTGGGATATCCGGTTGATATAAAACAACATGAAAGTCGAATGAATCTTTTAAGAAAAACTGCCTTTCCATTTTAAAAAAGGGATAAATAGAGATAAGCGGATAAACAATAAACCCCCTGGCAATACCTACTCTCCCACGGGCTCTCCCGCAGTACCATCGGCGCATGCAGGCTTAACTGCCGTGTTCGGAATGGGAACGGGTGTTTCCCTGCATGCTATCCTCACCAGGGGGAAAACTTAGCACCTAACCATTAAAGAATGTGGAAATGAGCCTAAGCCTCACGGTCTATTAGTACGGGTCAGCTCCACGCATTGCTGCGCTTCCACCTCCCGCCTATCAACCTCGTAGTCTCCAAGGGACCTTTAGGAGCCTAATGGCTCAGGGAGGCCTAATCTTGGGGTGGGCTTCCCGCTTAGATGCTTTCAGCGGTTATCCCTTCCGCACATAGCTACTCGGCGCCTGCGGCTGGTGCCACAACCGATACACCAGAGGTGCGTCCGTCCCGGTCCTCTCGTACTAGGGACAGCTCCCCTCAAGCCTCCTACGCCCACGGCAGATAAGGACCGAACTGTCTCACGACGTTCTGAACCCAGCTCGCGTACCTCTTTAATCGGCGAACAGCCGAACCCTTGGGACCTGCTCCAGCCCCAGGATGAGATGAGCCGACATCGAGGTGCCAAACACCGCCGTCGATGTGAACTCTTGGGCGGTATCAGCCTGTTATCCCCGGAGTACCTTTTATCCGTTGAG
This genomic stretch from Hippea alviniae EP5-r harbors:
- the trmL gene encoding tRNA (uridine(34)/cytosine(34)/5-carboxymethylaminomethyluridine(34)-2'-O)-methyltransferase TrmL; the encoded protein is MERQFFLKDSFDFHVVLYQPDIPPNTGNIARLCVATNTHLHIIKPMGFSLDDKRLKRAGLDYWKYLKLTIHDSLDDFLEFTKDKTIYFSTTRAKKTIYDMNYKKGDFFMFGSETQGLPEELLKENFDYCINIPMSPNVRSINLSDSVSIVLYEAIRQVGF